In Flavobacterium sp. GSB-24, the genomic window TAAACCTTTTTTCCAGCTGTCTCGAATATCTTTTTCAGAAACTCCAGCTTCGATTTGCTGCTGCAGTTTTTTTGTGCCGGCCAATTTGGTAAAAAACGGAATAAAAAATTTCGATTTATCAGTGGTGTTTTGATATGCTTTTAAAAGCCATTTTAATTCTAATTGATTCACTTTTGGTGCTTTAGAAAGATCTTCGCCATAACATTCTTTTCCGTTATAAACAGGATCTTTGGCTCCAAAATTTGGTTTTGGCGTAAATTTAAAATTGGTTTTGGTTAAATAAGGAGAACCATAAATCTGGAATTGCTTTTCTGTTCCTCGCCCGAGGCTCACATTTGTTCCTTCAAACAAACATAAACTGGCATATAAATTTATTGCCTGATCGTTTGGAAGATTTGGTGAAGGTTTTACAGGTAGACTGTACGGCATGTCTCTTTTGTAATTGGTGCAAGAAATTACAGTCAATTTACATTGTACGCCGTTTTTGAGCCATTTTTCACCATTAATCATTTGGCCGTATTCGCCAATTGTCATTCCGTGTAAAATTGGAATTGCGTGCATACCCACAAAACTGGTAAATTCTTTTTCCAAAATAGGTCCGTCAACAATGCTTCCGTTTGGGTTTGGACGATCTAAAATAATTAACGGAATATTGTTTTCTGCGCAGGCTTCCATTACATAATGAAGTGAAGAAATGTAGGTGTAAAATCTAGCTCCAACATCTTGTAAGTCAAAAACTAAAACATCAATTGCTGCTAATTGTTCTTTTTTTGGTTTTCTGTTTTCGCCATAAAGTGAAACAATCGAAAGTCCAGTTTTGGCATCTTTTCCATCAACAACATGCTCGCCTGCATCGGCAGTTCCTCTAAAGCCGTGTTCTGGTGCAAAAATGGTTTTAATGTTGATTTTTTTCTCTAATAAAAAATCAACCAAATGTTTTTTATTGGATAAAATTCCAGTTTGATTGGTGACAATCCCAACTTTTTTGTCTTTTAGTAAAGGAATATATTTCTCGAAATTATCAGCTCCTGTTTTAATTTCATTACTGCTATCATTGATTTTATTTTCAATTATTTCGGTTGATGAATTGGCATTCGATGCATTTGAAATGATTAAAAATAAAATAAAAGTGATTTTTTTAAAGGATTGAAACATAAGACAAAAGTTTAAATTACAATTAAAATTACGTTTAATAAAGGACAAAAAACTAAATTGGGTAATTAAATCGAACCACTTTAATCAGAAAGTGGTTCGATTTTTTAGCTTATTTATTTGTTATAAAAGTAACAGACGGAGCATTTGATGTCGCCGTTGGCAGTCCACCGATAATTCCTCTGCAATAAATCGTGTAAACTCTACCTGCTCTAGGAATAAAAGCGGTACTTGCCGGTGAATTCGCAAGATTGGCAATTGTTGTTCCAGTTGTTGTTCCTGGAACATTTGTTGGTGAACCAGCCACACGAACCTGCAATTGATATCCTCTTGTATCTTTTGGATCCTGTGGTTCAATAGGGATGTATTTTTCGTCACCGCCTTTAAAAGTCACATTTCTATAAGTGTAAACTTCTTTTGTAGTCACAGGTGTTGCGCCAGAGATTGAAGTTTCTTTTAGTAATCCTAAATCATAACCTGCTGGAGCAGAATTGCTGATGACATTTATAAAACGAATGTAAGCCTTAGTTGGGTCTAAATCTGCTACCGATAAATCGTCATTTAACTGATAAAGAGAATACACTGGAGGCGTAACAGAAGGCGGAGTTGACAGCAAGAAACTAGTATAATATTTTCCTGTTTCGGTAACAATATTTCCGTCATAAATAGTAACTGCTGGAGTTGCAGGAGTTATAATACTCAAAGGCTGTGTTCCAGGTTTCATCAAAACATAATTGATGGGAACTGGATACTGCGCACCATAACTCATGCCAATTGGAACTCCAGTTGAAACGCCGACAGCAGAGATTTTTTCTGCTCCTGTAAAGTAATTGATTTGAAAATTAGTTCCGTTTGGACCTACAGCCGCGTGAACAAATTTTACGTTAGAAGCATTTGCTATTCCATCCTTAGTTTGATAAGGAGTTTGATCGTTCTCGTCACCGCAGGATGTAAACGCAAGTAATACAAAAACGGGAATGATTAACTTTTTAAAATGGTTAAATATATTTTTCATCTGATTCGATTTTTAGTTTAAAATTACGGTTGAGAAAACCACATTTCTTGTGTGTGATAATCTACTTTATCGGCTCCGATCGCTTTTAAAGCATCAAAATTCCAAACATATTCTGAGTTAAATCTCGGACGAACTCTATATGGTAATTTTCCATTGTTGTCAACAAATATTCCTCCGTTTGGTGTTAAATTCATTGATTTGTAAATGTCAGTATTATAGTGATATTTACGTAAATCTGTCCAAGTTTCTAACATTCCATAACCAAATAAAGCTACATATTTTTGAAGCATAATCTGGCTGATAGTCAAGTCTGCAGCCGCTGGAACAATATTTACGTTCGTTAAAAATGCTGTTTTTTCAGCAGCTGTAATTGTTGAGGTAATAGGGAAAGTTGTGCTTACAACAGTATTTGCATTTACAAAATCGATATTAGCGTCAATTGCTTTTCTGTAAGCGTCTAAAGCCATCGCTTTGTCTCCTTTAATAAATGCAGCTTCTGCTTTAATAAATTGAATTTCAGAATACGTCATCAAAGGAAAATTCGCTTTATCTCTAAAAAGATATCTACCTGGAGTTGTGATAGTTCCTGCAACATATGTTCCGTAAATATTTGGGATTCTGCTTACGTTTGTTGCAACTGTTGAAGCTGTAGTATTTAACGGATTTCCATTAAAAGTATACTTACTCGGATCTGGATTTGCAGCAGAAGCCGGGGCAGTTTCAGAAAGACCTACAGATGGCGCTAAAACTCTAGAAATTCTAGGATCTTTTACATTTCCAAAAAGAGTTCCGTCCATTGTTCGTACTGCAAAATCAGTTTGACGGTACGTATTGAAATTGTTTCTTCCAGGACCGTAAAAATTGATATCTGCAGCTACTGTTCCGTTGTATCGAATTAAAGCATTGTCTGCGTTTGAAGCCAATGATTTATCGCAGTATTCGATAACTTTATCTGGATTGTAAGAAGCTTTATTAATTTGATTATTTAGGTTTCTAGCCAAAACTCCGTAGGCAAATTTCACCCATTTAGAGCGGTCGCCGCCATACATTTTGTCGCCTGAAGCCGTGTAAGTCTGCGAAACATTTCCATCTGTACGATCTAAATCGACTAAACCTTCGTTTAATAAACGAACAACTTCAGCATAAACTTTATCCTGAGAAACATAGTCAAAAGAAAGACGTGAAGTGAAAACCTGATCAAAATCAATTAATTCTGAATGATAATCTGTTGCAACCTGCCAAGACCAAGCTCTGATAACTTTTGAAATTCCAGTAATATCATGACGCTGCTCTGCAACGGCCTTTTCTTGTAATTTGGTTAAGTTTAAACCAATAGCAAAATACGCCATTTTCCAGATTTCACCGCCTGTATCGCTGTTTGCCTGATATCCAAAACGATCCCATTCGCTTCCTACTGCACCAACCGTAGCAATACTGAAATTTTGAATGTATCGTCCTAAACAACGGTTGTCAAATTGTAGTCCAACAGCCATTTGTTGTTCGATTGGCGGCAGTAAAGCTGGAGCAGAAACATCAACAGGAAAACTAGGATTCACGTTTATATCCTCTAAATCGTTGCACGAAATCATTGTGGTTACAAGACCTAATGCGGCTATATATGTTTTTATATTTTTCATGGTCAATTAATTAAAGTCCGATTTTCAATCCTAAGTTTACACCTCTTGGCGTAGAAACTACTCCAAAGTCAAAACCTGTTCCTCCAGCACCTCCAGTCGAAGCATTAGTTCCGTTAACAGAAGGATCTGCTCCAGTGTAATTAGTGATGATGAAAACATCGGTCATTGTTAAATAAAGCGAAAGATTGTTGATGAATGTTTTTTTCAAGATTTCTGAAGGCATTTGATAGCTTAAAGTGATATCTCTCATTCGCAGCCAATTAATGTCTTTTTCAATAAAATCAGCATCGATAGCTCCAGTTCTATAATATTCGTTTTGAACACTTGGTCTTACCGGAATATTATTTTGTGTTGGAGTAGCCGAATTTTCTAAGCCATCTCTCAGCACACCTTTTACAATTCGGGTTTGATCGCGATCTAAAGTTTTCGTAGACAATCCGTTTTGATATAAATAAAACTCCGTTGCATTGTAAATATCGCCGCCTTTTCTAATGTCTAACAAGAATGATAAACTAAGGTTTTTGTAAGTAAATGTATTTTGTAAACCAAGCATAAAATCTGGATTTCTGTCTCCAACAATTTTAAAGTTTGGATCTTTTAAAGGAAAACCAGTATTTGGATCAATTAAAGGTTCTCCGGCATTATTTCTTAAATAATCATTTCCAGTTAAAGTCGTTAACGGATTTCCAACGGTTACCCCGCCGCGAACATTTCCGTAAAGCCAAGTATCTGAAACATAATATTCAGAAACTACAGAAGGAAGATTTAATAATTCTGAACGCGTTTTGCTGAAGTTTGCACTTACATTCCAAGAAAAATTATCTTTTTGAATTGGACTTCCGCTTAAAGTAATCTCTAAACCTTGGTTTTGTAAATCTCCAAAGTTTGCAGAAGTTACTACGAATCCAGTTCCGTAGCTTAAACGCATATTTTTCAAAATTGGATCGATCGTTTTAGTACTGTAAACAGCAACGTCTAATCCAACGCGGTTTTTAAAGAATTTTAATTCTGTACCGAATTCAAAAGATTTACGGAATTCAGGTTTCAAATTCGGATTCGCACCTGTAACGCCATAAGCATAACCTCCATCTGTAGTCAATTGCGGCGTGAAAACCGGTTCTGCAGAATAAGGAGAAGGAATATTAGCAGCTTCCGCATACGAAGCTCTTAATTTTCCGTAAGAAAGAATTTCTTTGTCTTTCAATCCGTTTAAGTTTGTGAAAACAAAACTCGTTGAAACAGAAGGATAGAAAAATGGATCAGGTAATACAGAAGTCCAGTCTTCACGTCCAGTCAAAGTCAGATAAACAATTTTATCGTAATCTAAACTCAGCTCAGAAAAGAAACCAATGATTCTGCTTTGGATAATTCTCTCTTGAGATCTTTGCGTTGTAGCATCTGTATTGTTGATAGAGTAGAAGTTAGGATCGAAAAATTTGCTTCCTGTTGTAGATAAAATTTTATAATCATTATCGTTAACCGAATTACCCACCATCAGTTTGGTATTGAATTTTCCGAAAGATTTTTTAGCTGTAACTAATAAAGTCGTGTTTAAATTACTCGTATTCGAATAGTAAGATTCTATATAACCACCAGAAGCAATACCTGCAGCAGATTCTGGATGAATGGCTCTGTAACCTTGAGCAGAATTAACATCCCAGCCCACACGGCCCGTTAAGTTTAACCAAGAAGTTGGATCGTAGATTAATCCAACATTCGTAATAAAACGATTATTGAAATCCTCCGATAAATTTTTGTTTACCTCCCAATACGGATTATCGGTTTCGTTATCCAAAGCACCGCTGGTGATTTTTCTTCTCGTTCCGTCAGGATTTAGATAAACACTTGCATCATCATTTGCCGGCCAAGTTAATAATGAAAGCAGATAACCTGCATTTGTTACTCCTGGAATCTGTATGGCAGATCCAGCTCCCTTTGCTGCTTTTTGATTGTCTGATTTTGTAAAATTAAAACTAGCTTCTGATCTTAATTTTGAAGATAATTTTGCAGAAGCATTCAAATTAGCAGTTAAACGGCTGTATCCTGTATTTGGCACAACACCTTCCTGATCTAAGTTGGCTATAGACAAACGGTAAGAAGTAGTTTCTGTACCCGCCTCAAATGACAAATTATGATTGGTTGAAACTCCAGTTTTAAAGAAATTTTCAACATTATTATAAAATTTAGTTCCTGGTTCGTAAGCCGTTCCAAATTGTCTTCTGTAATCTGGATTGTTTACGCCGTCAGAACCTCTTTGATATACTTTTTGAATTTCTGGGAAACGATATAAATTATCAAATCTTGTATTAGTAGAATAAGTAAGTCTTCCAACTCCTTTTTTACCTTTTTTAGTTGTAATAACGATCGCACCATTTCCAGCCTGCATTCCGTAAAGCGCTGCCGCCTCAGGTCCTTTTAAGATAACCACAGATTCAATATCGTCTGGGTTAATATCCGCACCTCTGTTGGTGTAATCCTGCGTTCTGTTTGGAGCATTAGAAATTGTTACACCTTGGTCCATTGTTTCGTTACTCACTGGTAATCCGTCAACTACATACAAAGGAGAGTTGCTCCCGCTAAGCGAATTTACACCTCTTAACTGAATCGCAGCAGAGGCTCCCGGTGCTCCAGAAGTACTCGTTACGGTAAGACCCGCAACACGACCTTGCAAAGCCGTAGCAAAGTTTGGGCGCTGAGTGTCTGCGATTTCTTTTCCTTTTACTTCCTGAACCGCATATCCTAAAGACGATTTGTTTCTAACAATACCCATAGAACCCACAATAGTTACATTGTTCAGCGTTTGAGCACTTTCTGAAATAACAATTTTAAGATTGCTGCCATTTACAATAACTTCTTTGGTATTAAAACCAATGTAAGAAACAAGAAGTACTGCTCCTTGGTTTGCTTTGATCGAAAAGGTTCCATCAACTCCAGTCGAAGTTTGATCTTTGGTTCCCTGTACTAGAATGTTTGCGCCTGGCAATGTGTTACCGCTGCCATCTGTAACGACACCTTTTACTAGATTGTTTTGCGAATAACTGGTTAGTATTCCAAAAATGAAAAGTAAAAGAATTAAATGCTTTTTTTTCATAAGGGTTAATTTATGGTTAGAGATGCGAAATGTATAAAATATTTTTAAAAAATTGCAACTTTATGTCGTTTTTTTATTAATTCTATTCAATAATGCATAAAAACGCACAAATAACTTTGAATTAATTGGAATTATGGAAATCGTAAAAAGTTTTATTTTGAGGATTTTCAAAACTGCGATGTTTTTCTAAATTTGTAAAAAAGAAGATCTTATGCTCAAAAAGGAAAGACATCAATTCATAATGAATAAATTTCAGCAAGTCGAAAAAATAAATACGATCGACTTAGCTTTAGAATTGAATATTTCTGAGGATACTATTCGCAGGGATTTTATTGAGTTAAATGATAAAGGCTTAATAAATAAGGTGTATGGAGGCGCATTTTTAGCCAAAAACAATCATAAAAATGTTTTCGACATTACTATTATTAATGAAGATAAGAAAATAAGCGTGGCTAAAAAAGCACTTTCTTTTTTAAGTGAAGGACAAGTGATTATTATGAGCGGAGGAACAACAAATTTGACTTTCTGCAAACTCATTCCGCTAAATTTTACCGCTACAATTTACACCTACAGCCTTCCGATTGCAATGCAGTTGTCGCAGCACCCAAATATCGAATTAATTTTTATTGGAGGAAAATTACAAAAGCAGGCAATGGTAACCGTTGGTATTGATGTGGTTCAGGTGCTCTCCAAAATTAAGGCCGACATTTGTTTTATGGGTGTCAGCAGTATCGATGTAAATCAAGGACTTACCGAAATTGGTTATGAAGTTTCGGTTATTAAAAAAGAGATGATTAGGGCATCAGACAAGGTAATTGCGCTTTTTACCTCTGAAAAAATGAACAGCAAAATGCCACATAAAGTTTGTGATCTTGATAAACTTTACGCCGTTGTAACAGACCTAAATGTTGCAAGTCCGAAAATAAAGAATTTTGTAGATTCCGGAATTAAAGTATTGTAGAATTATTTAAAAATGCATTTTTATGCGTTTTTTTTGAGGGTGTGATATATCTCGAATAAATTCCAATTTTTAAATTCCAAATTTCAAAAGAGAAGTTTAAGTTTTCATAAGCCTTCGACTTCGCTCAGGGTG contains:
- a CDS encoding SusC/RagA family TonB-linked outer membrane protein → MKKKHLILLLFIFGILTSYSQNNLVKGVVTDGSGNTLPGANILVQGTKDQTSTGVDGTFSIKANQGAVLLVSYIGFNTKEVIVNGSNLKIVISESAQTLNNVTIVGSMGIVRNKSSLGYAVQEVKGKEIADTQRPNFATALQGRVAGLTVTSTSGAPGASAAIQLRGVNSLSGSNSPLYVVDGLPVSNETMDQGVTISNAPNRTQDYTNRGADINPDDIESVVILKGPEAAALYGMQAGNGAIVITTKKGKKGVGRLTYSTNTRFDNLYRFPEIQKVYQRGSDGVNNPDYRRQFGTAYEPGTKFYNNVENFFKTGVSTNHNLSFEAGTETTSYRLSIANLDQEGVVPNTGYSRLTANLNASAKLSSKLRSEASFNFTKSDNQKAAKGAGSAIQIPGVTNAGYLLSLLTWPANDDASVYLNPDGTRRKITSGALDNETDNPYWEVNKNLSEDFNNRFITNVGLIYDPTSWLNLTGRVGWDVNSAQGYRAIHPESAAGIASGGYIESYYSNTSNLNTTLLVTAKKSFGKFNTKLMVGNSVNDNDYKILSTTGSKFFDPNFYSINNTDATTQRSQERIIQSRIIGFFSELSLDYDKIVYLTLTGREDWTSVLPDPFFYPSVSTSFVFTNLNGLKDKEILSYGKLRASYAEAANIPSPYSAEPVFTPQLTTDGGYAYGVTGANPNLKPEFRKSFEFGTELKFFKNRVGLDVAVYSTKTIDPILKNMRLSYGTGFVVTSANFGDLQNQGLEITLSGSPIQKDNFSWNVSANFSKTRSELLNLPSVVSEYYVSDTWLYGNVRGGVTVGNPLTTLTGNDYLRNNAGEPLIDPNTGFPLKDPNFKIVGDRNPDFMLGLQNTFTYKNLSLSFLLDIRKGGDIYNATEFYLYQNGLSTKTLDRDQTRIVKGVLRDGLENSATPTQNNIPVRPSVQNEYYRTGAIDADFIEKDINWLRMRDITLSYQMPSEILKKTFINNLSLYLTMTDVFIITNYTGADPSVNGTNASTGGAGGTGFDFGVVSTPRGVNLGLKIGL
- a CDS encoding DeoR/GlpR family DNA-binding transcription regulator; the encoded protein is MLKKERHQFIMNKFQQVEKINTIDLALELNISEDTIRRDFIELNDKGLINKVYGGAFLAKNNHKNVFDITIINEDKKISVAKKALSFLSEGQVIIMSGGTTNLTFCKLIPLNFTATIYTYSLPIAMQLSQHPNIELIFIGGKLQKQAMVTVGIDVVQVLSKIKADICFMGVSSIDVNQGLTEIGYEVSVIKKEMIRASDKVIALFTSEKMNSKMPHKVCDLDKLYAVVTDLNVASPKIKNFVDSGIKVL
- a CDS encoding SusD/RagB family nutrient-binding outer membrane lipoprotein, encoding MKNIKTYIAALGLVTTMISCNDLEDINVNPSFPVDVSAPALLPPIEQQMAVGLQFDNRCLGRYIQNFSIATVGAVGSEWDRFGYQANSDTGGEIWKMAYFAIGLNLTKLQEKAVAEQRHDITGISKVIRAWSWQVATDYHSELIDFDQVFTSRLSFDYVSQDKVYAEVVRLLNEGLVDLDRTDGNVSQTYTASGDKMYGGDRSKWVKFAYGVLARNLNNQINKASYNPDKVIEYCDKSLASNADNALIRYNGTVAADINFYGPGRNNFNTYRQTDFAVRTMDGTLFGNVKDPRISRVLAPSVGLSETAPASAANPDPSKYTFNGNPLNTTASTVATNVSRIPNIYGTYVAGTITTPGRYLFRDKANFPLMTYSEIQFIKAEAAFIKGDKAMALDAYRKAIDANIDFVNANTVVSTTFPITSTITAAEKTAFLTNVNIVPAAADLTISQIMLQKYVALFGYGMLETWTDLRKYHYNTDIYKSMNLTPNGGIFVDNNGKLPYRVRPRFNSEYVWNFDALKAIGADKVDYHTQEMWFSQP
- a CDS encoding DUF1343 domain-containing protein is translated as MFQSFKKITFILFLIISNASNANSSTEIIENKINDSSNEIKTGADNFEKYIPLLKDKKVGIVTNQTGILSNKKHLVDFLLEKKINIKTIFAPEHGFRGTADAGEHVVDGKDAKTGLSIVSLYGENRKPKKEQLAAIDVLVFDLQDVGARFYTYISSLHYVMEACAENNIPLIILDRPNPNGSIVDGPILEKEFTSFVGMHAIPILHGMTIGEYGQMINGEKWLKNGVQCKLTVISCTNYKRDMPYSLPVKPSPNLPNDQAINLYASLCLFEGTNVSLGRGTEKQFQIYGSPYLTKTNFKFTPKPNFGAKDPVYNGKECYGEDLSKAPKVNQLELKWLLKAYQNTTDKSKFFIPFFTKLAGTKKLQQQIEAGVSEKDIRDSWKKGLEDFKTMRKAYLLY